In Thalassotalea fonticola, a single genomic region encodes these proteins:
- the metJ gene encoding met regulon transcriptional regulator MetJ encodes MAEWNGEYINPYAQHGKKSEQVKKITVSIPLRVLKVLTDERTRRQVQNLRHATNSELLCEAFLHAFTGQPLPDDTDLAKGNEQVLPESVRKILEEQGVTDFSEYEEQE; translated from the coding sequence ATGGCTGAATGGAATGGGGAATACATCAATCCTTATGCACAACACGGTAAAAAAAGTGAGCAAGTAAAAAAGATCACAGTATCTATACCGTTAAGAGTATTAAAAGTTCTTACCGACGAAAGAACTCGCCGACAAGTACAAAATTTACGTCATGCGACCAATAGTGAATTACTTTGTGAAGCATTTTTACATGCATTTACCGGTCAGCCGTTACCAGACGATACAGATTTAGCCAAGGGTAACGAACAAGTGTTACCGGAAAGTGTTCGTAAAATATTAGAAGAGCAAGGTGTTACTGATTTTTCTGAGTATGAAGAGCAAGAATAA